A single window of Hymenobacter sp. APR13 DNA harbors:
- a CDS encoding methionyl-tRNA formyltransferase, producing MRVAVIISSLLGWPLLQDLLAQGVVAGVAVPASGREETEQIHQWLTQAGMAPRRLSRAGLAEELTSWLTALQPTAALVLTFPWRIPAAVLAVPPQGFINVHFAALPDYRGPEPTFWQLRNGEAAGAVTAHRMEADFDTGPVLAATPVPIGPHDTHGLHRAQLALAAVATGRALLEALRTGAPGHPQDEAAARYWPRPSLADLCIVWQEPAEAIARLVRAANPWNRGALAALRGQPLRVLGATPRPETVDAAPGTVVLATPGQALLVACGAGQVLQLDMVALEEGFFTGGQLANLGIQPGEVLGTLPATAAAVLPQVQLT from the coding sequence ATGCGCGTAGCCGTCATCATCAGCAGCCTACTGGGCTGGCCCCTACTTCAGGACCTGCTCGCGCAGGGCGTGGTAGCCGGCGTGGCGGTGCCCGCCAGTGGCCGCGAAGAAACCGAACAGATTCACCAGTGGCTGACGCAGGCCGGCATGGCCCCGCGCCGGTTGTCGCGGGCCGGGCTGGCCGAGGAGCTGACCAGCTGGCTCACGGCCCTGCAGCCCACGGCCGCGCTGGTTCTCACCTTTCCCTGGCGCATTCCGGCCGCCGTGCTGGCGGTGCCGCCTCAGGGCTTTATCAACGTTCATTTCGCGGCGCTGCCCGACTACCGCGGCCCGGAGCCCACGTTCTGGCAGCTGCGCAACGGCGAAGCGGCCGGGGCCGTGACGGCCCACCGCATGGAAGCCGATTTCGATACAGGCCCGGTGCTGGCGGCAACGCCCGTGCCCATCGGGCCGCACGACACCCACGGGCTGCACCGCGCCCAGCTGGCCCTGGCCGCCGTGGCTACGGGCCGGGCGCTGCTGGAGGCTCTGCGCACGGGTGCCCCCGGCCACCCGCAGGACGAGGCCGCGGCCCGCTACTGGCCGCGCCCCTCCCTAGCCGACCTGTGCATCGTCTGGCAGGAACCGGCCGAGGCCATTGCTCGACTGGTACGGGCCGCCAACCCCTGGAACCGCGGGGCCCTGGCCGCCCTGCGCGGGCAGCCGCTACGCGTTCTGGGCGCTACGCCCCGGCCCGAAACCGTGGACGCGGCACCCGGTACCGTGGTGCTGGCCACGCCCGGCCAGGCCCTACTAGTCGCCTGCGGCGCGGGCCAGGTACTTCAACTTGACATGGTAGCCCTTGAAGAGGGCTTTTTCACGGGTGGTCAGCTGGCAAACCTGGGTATTCAGCCCGGAGAAGTGCTGGGTACATTGCCGGCTACGGCCGCCGCGGTGCTCCCGCAAGTCCAACTGACTTAA
- a CDS encoding phage tail protein → MDEPYLGEIRIISSSYAPKGWAFCNGQLLPVNSNQALFSLLGTQFGGNGQSTFALPDLRSRVPVGTGQLPGGSSYVQGMAAGNEAVSLTVNQIPTHTHAFTGTLQTSAEVEETSPVGGFPAKGAAQQYSAGPGDTTMLSGPLAGSTGVTGNGQGHENRMPVLALNYVIALVGMYPSRS, encoded by the coding sequence ATGGACGAACCATACCTCGGCGAGATTCGCATCATTTCCAGCAGCTACGCGCCCAAAGGCTGGGCCTTCTGTAACGGCCAGCTGCTGCCCGTCAATTCCAATCAGGCCCTGTTTTCGCTGCTGGGCACCCAGTTTGGCGGCAACGGCCAGTCGACCTTTGCTCTGCCCGACCTGCGCAGCCGCGTTCCGGTGGGCACCGGCCAGCTACCGGGCGGCTCCAGCTACGTGCAGGGCATGGCGGCCGGCAACGAGGCGGTGTCGCTGACGGTCAACCAGATTCCGACCCATACCCACGCCTTTACCGGCACGCTGCAAACCTCGGCTGAAGTAGAAGAAACCAGCCCCGTGGGCGGCTTTCCGGCCAAAGGCGCGGCACAGCAGTACAGCGCCGGCCCCGGTGACACCACCATGCTGTCGGGCCCCTTGGCAGGCAGCACGGGCGTAACGGGCAACGGCCAGGGCCACGAAAACCGCATGCCGGTGCTGGCCCTCAACTACGTTATTGCGCTGGTGGGCATGTACCCTTCGCGCTCCTGA
- a CDS encoding phage tail protein, which translates to MSTPYIGEIRAVAFNYAPEGWAFCNGQSMAISEYDTLFTLIGTTYGGDGQTTFNLPNLQSRLVVGCQGGSAGPGLSAYPLGAQAGTENVTLNTTNVPPHQHPFASKMAAASGGTLTADPKGAYPAPNPAAPYTTAAGENQTLSPNAISGIAQPNPGSQPHTNIQPVLALNYIISLYGIYPPQQ; encoded by the coding sequence ATGTCAACTCCTTACATCGGCGAGATTCGGGCCGTCGCCTTCAACTACGCGCCCGAGGGCTGGGCTTTCTGCAACGGCCAGAGCATGGCCATTTCCGAGTACGATACCCTGTTTACCCTAATCGGCACGACCTACGGCGGCGACGGGCAAACCACCTTCAACCTGCCCAACCTGCAGAGCCGGCTGGTCGTGGGCTGCCAGGGCGGGTCCGCCGGGCCGGGCCTGAGCGCGTACCCGCTGGGCGCGCAGGCCGGCACCGAAAACGTGACGCTGAACACCACCAACGTGCCGCCCCACCAGCACCCGTTTGCCTCGAAGATGGCGGCCGCCTCCGGTGGCACGCTCACCGCCGACCCTAAAGGTGCCTACCCCGCCCCTAACCCTGCGGCCCCTTACACCACTGCGGCGGGCGAAAACCAAACGCTCAGCCCCAATGCCATCAGCGGCATTGCCCAGCCCAATCCGGGCAGCCAGCCCCACACTAACATTCAGCCCGTGCTGGCGCTGAACTACATCATCAGCCTGTACGGCATTTACCCACCTCAGCAGTAA
- a CDS encoding phage tail protein: MDPFVGEIRLMPYTFTTNNWAACQGQLLAIRSYTALFSLLGTRYGGDGQNTFGLPDLRGRAIVGMGQGPGLSQYPQGTATGMESVTLKPLELAMHSHGLTAPVAANSARGTASTPQSNFYASTAPNAEQYGSEPDNGNMANLLSGTTAPVGGNQPHENRMPFLGLAYCIALQGVFPPRP, from the coding sequence ATGGACCCTTTTGTAGGCGAAATTCGCCTGATGCCTTACACTTTCACGACCAATAACTGGGCAGCCTGCCAGGGCCAGTTGCTTGCCATTCGCTCCTACACGGCGCTGTTTTCGCTGCTGGGCACGCGCTACGGCGGTGATGGACAAAACACCTTCGGTTTGCCCGACCTGCGCGGCCGCGCCATCGTGGGCATGGGCCAGGGGCCGGGCTTGTCACAATACCCGCAGGGTACGGCCACGGGTATGGAAAGCGTTACGCTGAAGCCGCTGGAACTGGCCATGCACAGCCACGGCCTAACGGCTCCGGTGGCCGCCAATAGCGCCCGTGGCACTGCCAGCACGCCCCAAAGCAACTTCTATGCTTCGACGGCGCCGAACGCCGAGCAGTACGGCTCTGAGCCCGATAACGGCAACATGGCCAACCTGCTCAGCGGTACTACGGCCCCGGTAGGCGGCAACCAGCCGCACGAAAACCGCATGCCCTTCCTAGGGCTCGCCTACTGCATTGCCCTGCAAGGCGTGTTCCCGCCGCGCCCATAA
- a CDS encoding GNAT family N-acetyltransferase: protein MIRLEYFTPADFPQLIDWITDPKLLMNWSGSLFSFPLTEDKLAWYLEDTNDPATSDALVYKAIETKTGEVVGHISLGGISRKNSAARISRVLVGNSTARRRGICQGMMQAILRIGFEDLGLHRIDLGVYDFNTAAIRCYEKAGMQQEGLSRDILRYEGEYWSLIEMSMLEHEWRALQG, encoded by the coding sequence ATGATCCGACTCGAATACTTCACCCCGGCCGACTTTCCGCAGCTTATCGACTGGATTACCGATCCTAAGCTGCTTATGAACTGGTCGGGCTCTTTGTTTAGCTTTCCCCTCACCGAAGACAAGCTGGCCTGGTACCTCGAAGACACCAACGACCCCGCCACCTCCGACGCGCTGGTGTATAAGGCCATCGAAACCAAGACCGGTGAGGTGGTGGGCCACATTTCGCTGGGCGGCATCAGCCGCAAAAACAGCGCCGCCCGCATCAGCCGGGTGCTGGTCGGCAACAGCACGGCGCGGCGGCGCGGCATCTGCCAGGGCATGATGCAGGCCATCCTGCGCATCGGCTTCGAAGACTTGGGCTTGCACCGCATCGACCTGGGCGTGTACGATTTCAACACGGCCGCCATCCGCTGCTACGAGAAGGCCGGCATGCAGCAGGAAGGCCTCTCGCGCGACATTCTGCGCTACGAAGGCGAGTACTGGAGCCTCATCGAAATGAGTATGCTCGAGCACGAGTGGCGCGCCCTGCAGGGCTAA